In Scophthalmus maximus strain ysfricsl-2021 chromosome 16, ASM2237912v1, whole genome shotgun sequence, the following proteins share a genomic window:
- the tefa gene encoding TEF transcription factor, PAR bZIP family member a isoform X2, whose protein sequence is MTTEIPEIFRALLEHPFTLPGFEETDTDKEKLCLGDNVELGGGGGSDMGPSAALTPAIWEKTIPYDGENFHLEYMDLEEFLMENGIPISMDEESLKSSAEGDAGKKGKVKATPSAPTKVTKPASVSTVALLPIQELERCDEEVLIITKGDSEFICDVTTEVTTEKDRATPEPIDPDEIEVDINYEPDPTDLVLSSVPGGELFNPRKHKFTEDELKPQPMIKKAKKVYVPEEQKDDRYWQRRKKNNVAAKRSRDARRLKENQITVRAAFLERENSVLRTEVADLRKECGRYKNIAGRYEDKFGPIAVPEDIDNN, encoded by the exons ACACCGACAAGGAGAAGCTGTGTCTGGGAGATAATGTCGAACTGGGCGGCGGAGGAGGTAGCGACATGGGTCCTTCGGCCGCCTTGACTCCCGCCATCTGGGAGAAGACCATTCCATACGACGGTGAGAACTTCCACCTGGAGTACATGGACCTGGAGGAGTTCCTCATGGAGAACGGCATTCCCATCTCGATGGATGAGGAGTCCCTGAAGAGCAGCGCAGAAGGAGACGCGGGGAAGAAAGGGAAAGTTAAGGCCACTCCCTCTGCGCCAACAAAAGTCACCAAGCCTGCAAGTGTCTCCACAGTGGCCCTGCTGCCCATTCAAGAGTTGGAAAGGTGCGATGAGGAAGTACTGATCATCACCAAGGGTGACTCAGAGTTTATCTGTGATGTAACCACAG AGGTGACAACCGAAAAGGACAGGGCGACCCCCGAGCCCATCGACCCCGACGAAATCGAGGTCGATATCAACTACGAGCCCGACCCGACTGACTTGGTCCTGTCGAGTGTGCCCGGGGGCGAACTGTTTAACCCACGCAAACACAAGTTCACAGAAGATGAGCTCAAGCCACAGCCTATGATTAAAAAGGCCAAGAAGGTGTATGTGCCTGAGGAGCAGAAG GATGACAGATactggcagaggaggaagaagaacaacgTGGCTGCAAAACGCTCGCGCGACGCCCGCAGGCTAAAGGAGAATCAGATCACCGTACGAGCGGCTTTCCTGGAGCGTGAGAACTCAGTGCTGCGGACGGAGGTTGCAGACTTACGGAAGGAGTGCGGCCGCTACAAGAACATTGCGGGTCGCTACGAAGACAAATTTGGACCTAT tGCGGTGCCAGAAGACATAGACAACAATTga
- the phf5a gene encoding PHD finger-like domain-containing protein 5A has protein sequence MAKHHPDLIFCRKQAGVAIGRLCEKCDGKCVICDSYVRPCTLVRICDECNYGSYQGRCVICGGPGVSDAYYCKECTIQEKDRDGCPKIVNLGSSKTDLFYERKKYGFKKR, from the exons ATGGCTAAGCATCATCCAGATTTGATCTTTTGCAGAAAGCAAGCCGGCGTCG CCATCGGGAGACTCTGCGAGAAAT GTGATGGAAAGTGTGTCATCTGTGATTCTTATGTGAGACCATGCACGCTGGTGCGCATATGTGACGAGTGTAACTACGGCTCCTACCAGGGACGCTGCGTCATCTGTGGTGGGCCAGGCGTATCTGATGCCTACTACTGTAAAGAGTGCACCATCCAGGAGAAAGAT CGAGATGGCTGTCCGAAGATTGTGAACTTGGGCAGCTCTAAAACGGATCTGTTTTATGAAAGGAAGAAGTACGGCTTCAAGAAGAGGTGA
- the aco2 gene encoding aconitate hydratase, mitochondrial has product MATYCLTVARLQLALGHGARRLHVSAAYRATANVSMSRFEPTSFVNYEKLHSNVDIVRKRLNRPLTLSEKIVYGHLDDPHNQDIDRGRTYLRLRPDRVAMQDATAQMAMLQFISSGLPKVAVPSTIHCDHLIEAQIGGVVDLARAKDVNQEVYNFLSSAGAKYGVGFWKPGSGIIHQIILENYAYPGVMLIGTDSHTPNGGGLGSICIGVGGADAVDVMAGIPWELKCPKVIGVKLTGSLSGWTSPKDVILKVAGILTVKGGTGAIVEYYGPGVDSISCTGMATICNMGAEIGATTSVFPYNHRMKTYLEKTGRGQIAALADEYSDLLVPDEGCEYDQIIELNLDELKPHINGPFTPDLAHPVSEVGAVAEKNGWPLEVKVGLIGSCTNSSYEDMGRAASVAKQALDKGLKCKAQFTVTPGSEQIRATIERDGYSKILGDVGGVVLANACGPCIGQWDRRDVKKGEKNTIVTSFNRNFTARNDANPATHAFVTSPEIVTAMAIAGTLNFNPETDYLTAPNGEKFKLEPPNGDELPARDFDPGQDTYQHPPPDGTSLRVDVSPESNRLQLLEPFDKWSGGDLKDMQVLIKVKGKCTTDHISAAGPWLKFRGHLDNISNNMLIGAVNSENDAINKLKNQLTGEYGGVPDVARHYKANALSWVVVGDDNYGEGSSREHAALEPRHLGGRAIIVKSFARIHETNLKKQGLLPLTFSNPSDYDKIRFDDKISIKGLKTFTPGKPLTAAVKHSDGSEDTLVLNHSFNETQIEWFKAGSALNRMKEVQH; this is encoded by the exons ATGGCAACCTACTGTCTGACTGTCGCCAGGCTTCAG CTGGCCCTGGGCCACGGCGCACGCCGCCTGCACGTATCGGCAGCGTACAGAGCCACGGCCAATGTGTCTATGAGCCGGTTTGAGCCCACCTCGTTCGTCAACTACGAGAAGCTCCATTCCAACGTTGACATTGTGCGAAAAAG ACTCAATCGGCCCCTCACGCTGTCAGAGAAGATTGTTTATGGCCACCTTGATGACCCCCACAACCAGGATATCGATCGTGGCCGCACCTATCTGCGGCTGCGTCCCGACCGCGTGGCCATGCAGGATGCCACAGCCCAGATGGCGATGCTCCAGTTCATCAGCAGCGGCCTGCCAAAAGTGGCCGTGCCCTCCACCATCCACTGCGATCACCTGATCGAAGCCCAGATCGGCGGGGTTGTGGATCTGGCCAGGGCAAAG GATGTCAACCAAGAGGTGTACAACTTCCTGTCCAGTGCTGGGGCAAAATATGGAGTTGGCTTCTGGAAACCAGGCTCTGGAATCATCCATCAG ATCATACTCGAGAACTACGCCTACCCGGGAGTGATGCTTATTGGCACGGACTCCCACACACCAAACGGAGGTGGGCTTGGTTCCATCTGCATTGGAGTTGGAGGAGCCGACGCTGTGGATGTCATGGCAGGAATTCCATGGGAGCTCAAGTGCCCCAAG GTGATTGGAGTGAAGCTGACTGGCTCACTTTCTGGCTGGACGTCCCCTAAGGATGTCATCTTGAAGGTGGCCGGCATCCTGACAGTGAAGGGAGGCACTGGAGCCATTGTTGAATATTATGGACCAGGAGTCGACTCCATTTCCTGCACTG GAATGGCCACCATTTGCAACATGGGAGCAGAAATTGGAGCCACGACCTCAGTATTCCCCTACAACCACCGCATGAAGACCTACCTGGAGAAGACTGGACGTGGAC AGATCGCTGCCCTGGCCGATGAATACTCCGACTTGTTGGTGCCAGACGAAGGCTGCGAGTACGATCAGATCATCGAGCTAAATCTGGACGAG CTGAAGCCCCACATCAACGGACCATTCACCCCTGACCTGGCTCACCCAGTGTCTGAAGTTGGTGCTGTTGCTGAGAAGAACGGCTGGCCACTCGAGGTCAAAGTTG GTCTGATCGGCAGCTGTACCAACTCCAGCTACGAGGACATGGGCCGTGCTGCTTCTGTGGCCAAGCAGGCTTTGGATAAAGGCCTGAAGTGCAAAGCTCAGTTCACGGTCACCCCCGGCTCAGAGCAGATCCGTGCCACCATCGAGCGAGATGGATAT TCAAAGATCCTTGGAGATGTTGGAGGCGTGGTCTTGGCAAACGCCTGTGGGCCCTGCATCGGACAATGGGACAG GCGTGATGtgaagaagggagagaagaacACAATCGTCACCTCATTCAACAGAAACTTCACTGCCAGGAACGATGCTAACCCTGCGACACATGCCTTTGTTACCTCCCCTGAG ATCGTCACTGCCATGGCCATTGCCGGCACGTTAAACTTCAACCCCGAGACAGACTACCTTACAGCCCCCAATGGCGAGAAGTTCAAGCTCGAGCCCCCCAACGGAGATGAACTCCCCGCCAGAGACTTTGATCCAGGCCAGGACACCTACCAGCACCCACCACCTGACGGCACCAGCCTCAGAGTGGACGTCAGCCCTGAGAGCAACCGGCTACAGCTGCTGGAGCCCTTCGACAAATGGAGCGGCGGCGACCTGAAGGACATGCAGGTCCTCATCAAG GTGAAGGGCAAATGCACCACAGACCACATCAGTGCCGCTGGACCGTGGCTGAAGTTCCGCGGCCACCTGGACAACATCTCCAACAACATGCTGATCGGTGCCGTCAACAGCGAGAACGACGCCATCAACAAGTTAAAAAACCAACTGACGGGAGAGTATGGAGGAGTCCCTGACGTTGCTCGTCACTACAag GCCAATGCTTTGTCGTGGGTTGTGGTCGGAGATGACAACTACGGTGAGGGCTCCAGCAGGGAGCACGCAGCGCTGGAGCCCAGGCATCTGGGAGGGAGAGCCATCATTGTCAAGAGCTTTGCCAGAATTCATG AAACTAACCTGAAGAAGCAGGGTCTGCTCCCATTGACCTTCAGCAACCCGTCTGACTACGACAAGATCCGCTTTGACGACAAGATCTCCATCAAAGGACTCAAAACCTTCACTCCAGGAAAG CCTCTGACCGCCGCGGTGAAGCACAGCGACGGCAGCGAGGACACCCTGGTGCTCAACCACAGTTTCAACGAGACACAGATCGAATGGTTCAAGGCAGGCTCAGCCCTCAACAGGATGAAGGAGGTGCAGCACTGA